The Agarilytica rhodophyticola genome has a window encoding:
- a CDS encoding non-ribosomal peptide synthetase, whose translation MKSLLSNPSFLEMSDSKVFQWDIDADDALIVKRKENGFIIPSFLFVANVIDFVQDKHYVDFKVEGVSIEKMEALDDTLNFSIQVVSGEKNADEIELLLYVRSEKKEKWKSYAKATLVNENVENLSNPIYENNLDTSKSLSHNIADNQKDKKVFVRFEDFNAIRPSYLALTDTQERMWFLQNLAEDANSVCHMSICFKLSAPPQREIFEQSLSLVINNHEALHTIFAGDLSHGTYQKLAPVSSFKIETILVSEGSSLDKTIFRCCSEPFVLEREIPIKAYFIETQSKDYYFTVVIHHIACDDYSIEIVVEDFIHCYSLLCLGKKVNLLPPEKQYLDYALWLNQQMDTEYYDKSLDYWKQQLSGVQPLELSYDYLRSAIQSNKGKRLAFTLNKTQRDTLVAYSSGKKSTLFMVLLALFKLLMYRYSGQTDICVGTPTAGRPHKSMERIVGLFTNTLALRTQVHADMTFDELLEQIKLTTLSAYEHQIIPFDKVVKVSNVKSDVSRNPIFQVLFGLQESRPEQIITVGHMDFEPYNIPSDSTKFDLSFNFYDDKETINLIIKYCSDLFNEETIQRMANQYSGLLEKISSFSNCKLYEIPLLSEFDKDHLLNIFNKTHYVLPTHETVVSLFEKRAKNSANDVATIYDNQQLTYSSLNIQANQLAHYLIESGVTPGQRIGLCLAPSLIMPIAIMAVLKAGALFVPIAPDFPVERMEYILDNADIEILLTTTESQPDINFKNLNCIDIEKHSQLISKMPEDSVSVILEPSMIAYMIYTSGSTGQPKGVPIRHSSLLNLLLSIIETLNINNIDRLLSITTYTFDIFYLELFAPLLLGAQIILVDRSVALNAFSLGDMLTKYKPDIMQATPTSWHMLIEAGIQLPRDMVVLTGGEAISEQLKNTLTRQCESVWNVYGPTEATIWATAKKLLLDERVTIGRPLHNVQAYVLDKNRQLLPIGMPGELCLSGEGLSEGYWKNHELNENKFIDHPFKSDDKLYRTGDIVRHLANGEIEYLGRQDDQVKLRGYRIELGDIEYAIAEQNCIRNVYVCLFNKDNRDYLVAYITTADKEFDSALVKQDLEKKLPGYMIPQLWIIVDKFPLTYNQKVDKNRLPEPDITKLLSSQYVAPKTEREKKLANIFQKVLDVKRVGLEDNYFELGGDSIKTIQISSAARLQGLEISPLEIFQYQTVKKISDNIGENLTSHVSYDLGESDIFSNVFALTPLQNHNYHQFYEKDDFTYNCQYSFNIYLALDLEKIKNLIKTVVERYPAFRTVFFELESGEVVQEVLDSIDIPLKYNDVSHFAPIDKERYIESRYFSNMITDYDLGEGPLFKVELIKLGCEFYRFIFTFNHIVLDGWSLSILSSEFMNAVTEQNDTYISAIEKNSFERYVEYIFCDKNIKKKQGFLRSYLEGFNGQSTLISLLGNQDNFDSYLKKKYQLLNFNKELSDKLRFFCKSNKLTLNTLFLSAWAFTIHSMTHQNDIVFSLKNSGRPPMWGDVNKMSGMYLGLSLLRSNISSDLTISDWLKKIQSDQGLSNSVYGISEDDLMTLTGSNLLDSIYIFQNIPNYDDKENNSDVNYHDIFHQESREFLCITISDKECISIYINYLYEVFSDEVVGNLLLTIKQYVNSVISLDISNSYVLDHVRDISSNDIDDSTKNEKNDGNYFLERFSRSVKSSGDNVAVEDGQSSLTYYQLDQLSTKLAIEIKESDNGYLYSYAYIVTENVIEYSIALVAAIKYGAIPVKMDISSWQEDISKHLDLFVGDDQAFILYGNQLSQSIDIIVCKLPRKDAICLLNIETNFEESRVSNVHELDFNDQADAIMFAQWMIPEQDFVNPFIACLISKYIPAFFECEPFPLDGSEVSLVLSNKDRKMLPVLRLLLCFSSAGVVSVSENVKHMTLYKGRDNVSDVIDIDPAWLLDYYAYL comes from the coding sequence ATGAAGTCTCTATTATCAAATCCAAGCTTTTTAGAAATGTCTGATAGTAAAGTTTTTCAGTGGGATATTGATGCCGATGATGCATTGATAGTAAAACGTAAGGAGAATGGCTTTATAATACCCTCATTTTTATTTGTCGCTAATGTAATTGATTTTGTGCAAGATAAGCATTATGTGGATTTTAAAGTTGAGGGAGTTTCTATAGAAAAAATGGAGGCTTTGGATGACACATTAAATTTTAGTATACAAGTAGTTTCGGGAGAAAAAAACGCAGATGAAATCGAGTTGCTTCTTTATGTGCGCTCTGAAAAAAAAGAGAAATGGAAAAGTTACGCCAAGGCTACTTTAGTCAATGAAAATGTAGAAAACCTATCTAATCCTATTTATGAGAACAACTTAGATACTAGTAAAAGCCTCTCTCACAATATAGCTGACAACCAGAAAGATAAAAAGGTGTTTGTTAGGTTCGAAGATTTTAACGCCATAAGACCTAGCTATTTAGCGTTAACTGATACACAAGAAAGAATGTGGTTTTTGCAAAATTTGGCGGAAGATGCTAACTCTGTTTGCCATATGTCCATCTGTTTCAAACTATCAGCTCCTCCACAAAGAGAGATTTTTGAACAGTCTTTATCTCTTGTAATAAATAATCATGAGGCTTTACATACTATATTTGCCGGTGATCTATCCCATGGAACATATCAAAAGTTAGCGCCTGTTAGTAGTTTTAAAATTGAGACTATTTTAGTTTCAGAGGGGAGTAGTCTTGATAAAACAATATTCCGCTGTTGTTCAGAACCTTTCGTTCTTGAACGAGAAATACCAATTAAAGCCTATTTTATCGAGACACAAAGTAAAGATTATTATTTTACTGTAGTAATACATCATATAGCGTGTGATGATTACTCTATTGAAATAGTTGTTGAGGATTTTATTCATTGCTACAGCTTATTGTGTTTAGGTAAAAAAGTAAACTTGCTTCCACCAGAAAAGCAATATCTTGATTATGCTTTATGGTTAAATCAACAGATGGATACTGAATACTATGACAAGTCTCTAGATTACTGGAAGCAACAATTATCAGGTGTTCAACCTTTAGAGCTATCTTATGATTACTTAAGGTCAGCTATTCAGAGTAATAAGGGTAAAAGGTTAGCATTTACTCTTAACAAAACACAACGTGATACATTAGTTGCATATTCCAGTGGTAAAAAGTCAACACTCTTTATGGTTCTCTTGGCATTATTTAAGTTGTTGATGTACCGTTATAGTGGTCAGACTGATATTTGTGTTGGAACACCAACTGCTGGTCGACCTCATAAATCAATGGAAAGGATAGTCGGATTATTTACAAATACGCTTGCTCTGAGGACTCAGGTGCATGCCGATATGACATTTGATGAGCTACTCGAACAGATAAAGTTAACAACACTATCGGCTTACGAGCATCAAATAATTCCTTTTGATAAGGTTGTAAAAGTTAGTAATGTTAAGAGTGATGTTAGTAGAAATCCAATATTTCAAGTGCTTTTTGGCCTGCAGGAAAGTAGGCCTGAGCAAATTATAACTGTAGGTCACATGGATTTTGAGCCTTATAATATACCTAGTGATTCCACCAAGTTTGACTTAAGTTTTAATTTCTATGATGACAAAGAGACTATTAATCTTATTATCAAGTACTGTTCTGATCTTTTTAATGAAGAAACGATACAGCGCATGGCCAATCAATACTCGGGTTTGTTAGAAAAAATTTCCTCATTTTCCAATTGTAAACTTTATGAAATTCCTTTGCTTAGTGAATTTGATAAAGATCATTTATTAAATATATTTAACAAAACACACTATGTATTACCAACACATGAAACCGTTGTATCACTGTTTGAGAAGCGAGCTAAAAACTCAGCAAATGATGTCGCTACCATTTATGACAATCAACAGCTAACATACTCTTCTCTCAATATCCAAGCTAATCAGCTTGCCCATTATCTTATTGAATCCGGGGTAACACCAGGTCAACGTATTGGCCTATGTTTAGCGCCATCTTTAATAATGCCTATCGCGATTATGGCTGTATTAAAGGCAGGCGCATTATTTGTTCCGATTGCACCTGATTTTCCTGTCGAAAGAATGGAATATATTCTTGATAATGCCGATATCGAAATTTTGTTGACAACCACGGAAAGTCAACCAGATATCAACTTTAAAAATCTCAACTGTATCGATATAGAAAAGCATAGTCAGCTAATCTCTAAGATGCCAGAAGATTCCGTGTCAGTAATATTAGAACCCAGCATGATCGCGTACATGATTTATACATCTGGTTCCACTGGCCAGCCGAAAGGTGTGCCCATACGCCACTCAAGTTTGCTCAATTTACTGCTTTCTATAATAGAGACACTAAACATAAATAATATTGATAGACTATTATCTATTACAACTTATACCTTTGATATTTTTTATCTTGAACTTTTTGCACCATTACTGCTGGGTGCTCAAATTATTCTTGTCGATCGAAGTGTGGCGTTAAATGCGTTTTCATTAGGCGATATGTTGACTAAATATAAACCTGATATTATGCAAGCGACACCTACTTCTTGGCATATGCTAATAGAAGCTGGTATTCAGTTACCGCGAGATATGGTGGTATTAACCGGCGGTGAAGCTATTAGTGAGCAATTAAAAAATACCCTAACGCGACAATGTGAGAGTGTCTGGAACGTTTATGGGCCTACGGAAGCAACCATATGGGCAACTGCTAAAAAGTTACTATTGGATGAAAGAGTAACAATAGGTAGACCTTTACATAATGTTCAAGCTTATGTTCTTGACAAGAATCGACAACTGTTACCAATAGGTATGCCTGGTGAATTATGTTTATCGGGTGAAGGCTTAAGCGAAGGGTATTGGAAAAACCATGAATTAAATGAAAATAAATTTATTGATCATCCATTTAAGAGTGATGATAAGTTATATCGTACGGGAGATATTGTTCGCCACCTTGCTAATGGTGAGATAGAATATCTGGGACGTCAAGATGATCAAGTCAAACTCAGAGGTTACCGAATAGAACTCGGCGACATTGAATATGCGATTGCTGAGCAAAACTGTATCCGAAATGTGTATGTTTGCCTTTTTAATAAAGATAATAGAGATTACCTTGTTGCTTATATCACTACAGCAGATAAGGAGTTTGACAGTGCTCTAGTTAAACAAGACTTGGAAAAAAAACTCCCGGGATATATGATTCCGCAATTATGGATTATTGTTGATAAATTTCCTCTTACTTATAATCAGAAAGTAGATAAGAATCGTCTTCCAGAGCCTGATATTACAAAATTACTATCTAGTCAATATGTTGCTCCAAAGACAGAACGAGAGAAGAAATTAGCCAATATTTTTCAAAAAGTGCTAGATGTCAAACGGGTCGGCCTAGAAGATAATTATTTTGAGTTAGGTGGTGACTCGATCAAGACAATACAAATTTCAAGTGCTGCGCGTTTGCAAGGCCTAGAAATATCGCCGTTAGAAATTTTTCAGTATCAAACGGTTAAAAAAATTTCGGATAATATTGGAGAGAATTTAACTTCCCATGTGAGCTATGATCTGGGTGAGAGCGACATCTTCTCAAATGTATTTGCACTAACGCCACTGCAAAATCATAATTATCATCAATTCTATGAAAAGGATGATTTTACTTATAATTGCCAGTATTCATTTAATATTTATTTAGCGCTCGATCTAGAAAAAATCAAAAATCTAATAAAAACCGTCGTTGAACGCTATCCTGCGTTTAGAACTGTTTTTTTTGAACTGGAGTCTGGAGAAGTGGTGCAAGAAGTCTTAGACTCTATCGATATTCCCCTTAAATATAATGATGTTAGCCATTTTGCGCCTATAGATAAAGAAAGATATATCGAATCTCGTTATTTTTCTAATATGATCACTGATTATGATTTAGGCGAAGGCCCTTTATTTAAGGTAGAGTTGATTAAGCTTGGCTGTGAATTTTACCGTTTTATCTTCACTTTTAACCATATTGTTCTGGACGGATGGTCACTTAGTATCTTATCTAGTGAGTTTATGAATGCAGTCACTGAACAAAATGATACTTATATCTCTGCAATAGAAAAAAATAGCTTTGAACGTTATGTAGAATATATCTTCTGCGATAAAAATATTAAGAAGAAGCAAGGCTTTTTACGTTCTTACCTGGAAGGTTTTAATGGGCAATCAACATTAATCTCGTTGTTAGGGAATCAAGATAACTTCGACAGTTATCTTAAAAAAAAGTACCAATTGTTAAACTTTAATAAAGAACTTAGCGATAAGTTGAGGTTTTTTTGTAAATCCAATAAGCTGACTCTAAATACCTTATTTCTATCTGCCTGGGCTTTTACTATTCACTCGATGACACATCAGAATGATATCGTCTTTTCGTTAAAAAATTCAGGACGACCTCCAATGTGGGGCGATGTGAACAAAATGTCAGGAATGTATTTAGGACTTTCGTTGCTGCGTTCTAATATTAGCAGTGATCTAACGATTTCAGATTGGCTCAAAAAAATTCAGTCAGATCAGGGGTTGTCAAACTCAGTCTATGGTATTTCTGAAGATGACCTCATGACTCTAACAGGCTCAAACCTTCTAGACTCTATTTATATTTTTCAAAACATTCCAAATTATGATGATAAAGAAAATAATTCAGATGTGAATTATCATGATATTTTTCACCAAGAGAGCAGAGAATTTCTTTGTATTACTATTAGTGATAAAGAGTGTATATCTATTTATATTAACTACTTGTATGAGGTTTTTTCTGACGAAGTGGTTGGAAATTTACTGCTCACTATTAAACAATATGTTAATAGTGTTATTAGCTTAGATATAAGCAATTCTTATGTTTTAGACCATGTTAGAGATATTAGCTCCAATGATATTGATGACAGTACTAAAAATGAAAAGAATGACGGTAACTATTTTTTAGAAAGGTTTTCTCGTTCAGTAAAGTCAAGTGGAGATAATGTTGCCGTCGAAGATGGACAAAGTAGTCTGACTTATTATCAGTTAGACCAATTGTCAACAAAGTTAGCAATAGAAATAAAGGAATCCGACAATGGTTACCTATATAGCTATGCATATATCGTAACTGAAAATGTTATAGAATATTCGATTGCGCTAGTAGCAGCGATAAAATATGGCGCTATTCCTGTTAAAATGGATATATCCTCTTGGCAAGAGGATATATCCAAGCATCTAGATTTGTTTGTGGGAGATGATCAAGCTTTTATTCTGTATGGAAATCAACTTTCTCAATCTATCGACATTATTGTATGTAAGTTGCCACGTAAAGATGCAATATGTCTTCTTAATATTGAAACCAACTTTGAAGAAAGCCGTGTATCGAATGTTCATGAACTAGACTTCAATGATCAAGCAGACGCTATTATGTTTGCTCAGTGGATGATTCCTGAGCAAGATTTTGTCAATCCCTTTATTGCTTGCCTCATATCAAAATATATTCCTGCTTTTTTTGAATGTGAACCTTTCCCTTTAGATGGTAGCGAGGTTTCTTTAGTCTTATCTAATAAAGATAGAAAGATGCTGCCAGTGTTGAGGTTATTACTATGCTTCTCTAGTGCCGGTGTGGTTTCAGTCTCTGAAAATGTGAAACACATGACGCTATACAAAGGTAGGGATAATGTATCTGATGTTATTGATATCGACCCCGCTTGGTTGTTGGACTACTACGCTTATCTATAA